The nucleotide sequence AGGTGGATTGATTCGACTTCTGAATTGATGGGATGACTGCAACGCAGGTGGAAGTCACTGAATTCGGAAATGGAATCTGCCGGACTTTCAGAAGATGAGTGTTCAGCGTGCAGGAAAACCTGCTGAGGCGTCTGTTGAATTTTCAACAGCGTCAACTGCATCGCTGGAAATCCCTGCACGTGAATCATCCGTTTTTCCGGTCGCAGATTGCCTGATTTAAGACGTAGAAAACCGGAAGCTGTCGAAGCAATGTTCAAACTCGTATGGTTTTGATCTGACAAATTCCAGTCTTTAAAAGCTGGCCCGGCAAGTATGAATCTGCCACAGTGGATGAGGGGGTCAGGCCTGTTCGGGGCAGCCTGAAATGTATTATAAATCAGCGATTGTCTGGCCAGATCCAGAGACCAGAGACGAAACAGTTCTGGAAATGGAGTGGCAGTTAACTGCTCAATCTTATCAGTGCCTGTGAAGCGATGATGAGTAAAACGCCTGGCAAAACGGCTGTTCGACTGTCGCTGATTGCACCAGTTCAGAAAGAGATTCACGGCTCCCCGGCATCCATGGTTGCGCCAGAGTTGTGCGCGATAATAATCGGAGATGACCAGTGGATATGATTGAGGTGACCGGAAAAACTCACTGATACGGTAGTCACGATTCGTATAGCCAGGCTCCATCAGGTGCGCGATACCTTCGTTCAGCCAGTCTTCTTCATCTGGCAGAGAGTGGCCACCAGCAGTACGGATACTGGATACAGCTGCATGGGTCACTTCATGACTTAAGAGATCAAGTAGCTGGTGTCCCGGTTTCAATGCGGAATTAAGGTAAAGCATATCGCAGTGATTGCTGAACGGTTCTGCGACATTGTCTCGGAAGTCGCTGGGGCGGACAAAGCCATTGATCTTTGTTTTGCCACCCTGCAGCCTGCTTAACCAGGGGGTGAGAAGAATACAGAAACGCCCGTTACCATCAATATCTCGTATGGGCCCACACTCTCTGTTGATCTTGTCCAGTACCTGATTCTCAAGCTGCGCAATCAGATCACTGACCAGTCCGGCAGCCAGTTCTTCAGGTTTTTGCTGCTTATCCAGATAAATCGCAACCCGGGCGCTCTGACGAATCAATCGTGCCTCGAGCCGCGTGTATTGTTTTTTGTCGGAGAGATCCCCATCGGTTACAAACAGATTGAAGTACCTGACAGGTTCAAGAAGTGCTTGATCAGGCTCTGATTCACTCACCAGTGCCCCAGTTTCAGGAGAGCGGGGCTGTATTGAAACATGGTGCAGACTACTGGTTTGGGCAACAGAATCTAATTCTGGTATGTTTTCGAAATAACAGTCTGTGGCAGGCCGTTCCTCAACGGTGTCGTTAACTGTCAGGCTGATTGTTTTCGTGCGTCTGGGGGAGCGATCCAGATTGTTGACAATGAGTACGTATTCATCGTCGGAAGAAAATGACAGTGGAAAGCTCAGTTTATTTTTCAAGCCCGTGACCGTGACGGGAAGATTCCAGTTTACGGTCTGAGGGGGGCGAAAGGCAGGTTTATTAGCTTTGACTTGTCTTACAGTACGGCGGTTTCCTGACCCGGCAGGCAAGGGGCCTGATTTTGATGAATGAACTTCCCACCCAATCAATACAGCAATGCACGTGATCAAACACGTTAGTATGATGAATGGTCGAGAGAGCATGCCTGGAATCAGTGTCTGGATTTGGTGAAGCCTGACTGCAACACGTATTCGCGTGTTTACTTCCGGTTCATCGGAAAACGGTTGGTTCGTGTATGGAAACAAGGGGGTAAGACTGTATGGAAGATCGACTTTTACGCGTCTGCTTATTGAGAAGAATCAGTACAATCCGATCCCCTTCAACATGAAAGTAGAACCGAGTTGAGATACCAGATATGAACAGTTGAGTAGATCGAAGCTGTTTTATCAGCTTCTTTTGTTGAAATCGCTGATTTCGCTAAGTGGGCTTTGATCCTTACTTTCCCCATAATCGGACTGCAAATTACGCGGATCCTTCAGTCCGTGCCGACAAACCCTTTCCATCTCGCATCAAATTTGGAGAATTAAGAGAAAATCGGGGGAATTTCCTTCAATGGTGTCCGAGACTGTATATACAATGCACAGTTGAGGAGAATGCGCAATTTGGCAATCGACCATATAGGCTTAAGTTCAAGCATTCTTGCCTAAAGTTACTCGGGAGAGAGAAATCATGTCGCTATCCAGATTTGGAATTTCAATGTTTGTTCTGGCTGCCTCAACATTAATGTTGTGCTCGCCACAAAGTTTTGCTGAACAGCAGGTTCCAGAAATCTCAAACATTGGCCAGATCCTCAGCTATCAGAATGGTGAAGGCGAACATTTTTACGCCCTGCAGATCAAAGCGGATCGCCTGCCGGCACCAGCTCATGCGGGAGAGCAGATTGCGATTCTGTTTGATACGTCCGCCAGTCAGGTAGGCGAGCATCGGACTCAGGCTCTGGATGTGCTCAAATCCCTGTTGAATGAACTCCCCAATGATTCGAATGTTGCCGTCTACGCGGTTGACGTTCAATGTACTCCCTTTGTTAGTGAATTCGTTGCTCCTAAAAGTCGACAGGCCCAACTGGCTGTCGAATCGCTGGCTGCTCGAGCCCCTCTCGGTGCTACGAATCTTTCAGCTGCATTGAAAACAGTCCTGCAGGGGCTGCAGAATCAGCGGGCACGTTCAATTGTCTATATCGGCGATGGAATGAGCTCTGCCAAACTGATCTCACTACCTGAAATGGCAGCATTAACCGGTAAGCTGGCACAACAGCATGTTCCCGTCCACAGCTATGCAGTCGGCCCTAAAAAAGACCTGCAGCTATTGGGAACACTCGGCGTATACACTGGTGGAGTTGTTCTTTCTGATGAAGCAACAGGCAAGCAGGATTTACCGGCCATTGTTGGTAAAGAACTCGTCAAAGCGATCCAGGCTCCCGTATTTTATCCCGAATCAATTCGTATCTCAGACAACCAGTTAGAATTAAATACCAACCGCGCTTTACCTGTCAGGACTGACCGGGAGACTATTTATCTCGGAAAAGGCGACGTCTCAAGCGGTTTCACGGTAGAACTGAAAAACAGAAATCTGGACGGCATCTGGAAATTTAAAGTACCTGTCGCTCAGCCAGTAAACAGCTTCCTGGCGGTTCCCTGGTTAAATCAGCAGCCTGGACAGGAACTGGGAGTCGCTTTTGCCGGTCAGCGGATGATGAATCTGGCTCGTACCGGACACGAAGAACACATGGCTCAGCTGGAATTTGCCGGAACCAATGCCATTCGCAGTGGTAAATTTGAACAAGCTGCCAAATACGGAAACCTGTTGCAGCAGCTGGATCCCGGTAATTCCCGTGCAGATTCACTGTTGAAACTCTCAGATCGCTTCCAAAAAGCACAGCTGGCTCAGGCCGACATAAAACAACCTGCGGCTGATACTTCAGCTGAACCTGCTCCTAAAAGTGACCCACAGCCACCAATTGATGACGCCATCAGCAAAGTAGAACAACTGCGTCAAATCAAAGGTGCCCAGATGAAGATTGAAGTTCAGAACGCCATTGAAGAAGCCCGGCAGGAATCTGCTGAAAATCCGGAAGGAGCTCTAGGGGTTCTGAAACGGACTTTGAACTTCCTGAAATCAACCTCAGACATCGATATCGATTTACGTCAGCAACTCGAAAGTCGTTTGAGTAACATGATGGTGGATGTCCGCAGCCAGATGGAAGTCGCTGAAACTCGGCGGATTCGTCAACAACAGCAACTGGCTCAGCTGGAACAACAGAAACGTCTGGTAGATCAGATTCTGCTGGAAGATGAAAAGCTGGAACAATTGATCGACCGTGTGCGATCTCTGATCCAGGACGGTAAGCATGGTAACTTTGATGCCTATGAAGAAGCGGAAGCCGTTGCCCGTGTCGCCGTTGATATGGAACCGGGTAATGGGCCTGCGACCGCAGCTCTGTTTACTTCTGAAGCAGCAGGACAGTTAGCAAAAGTCTTCAAGATGCGTTCACTCCGTGCAGACCGTTTTCTGGAAACTTTGTATCAGGTAGAACTCTCACACGTTCCTTTCCCGGATGAGCCTCCCATTCGCTGGCCATCCGCTCCTGTCTGGACCGCGTTGACCGAGCGACGGAAGAAATGGTCTAACGTTGACCTGCATCGTAACAGTCCTGCTGAACAGCGGATCTTTGAAGAACTGCAAAAAGAGACTGAAGCAAACTTCCCTGACATCCCTCTGTCTGAAGTGATGACTTACTTTGCTGAATTGCACAATATTACAATCCTGATCAATTCGAACGATCTGGGAGAAGAAGGATTAACAGTTGATGAACCAGTCAATGTGGCTCTCAGCGGCATCAAGCTGAAAAGTGCGTTGAATATTATTTTAAAGCCAATCGGTCTGACCTATCTGGTTGAAGACGAAGTGATGAAAATCACCACCAGTATTAAAGCGGAAGAAATCTTGAGTACACGGGTTTATCCCGTTGCCGACCTGGTCATCTCAGTCTCCACACAGCAGTCTTCTGTTGGATCAAGTCAGGGTGGATTTGGCGGCCAGCAGGGTGGTCAGCAAGGTGGCCTCGGCGGTGGAGGTGGCTTTGGTGGCGGTGGTCAGGGTGGCTTCGGCGGTGGTGGCGGTGGTGGTCAGGGTTTATTTAACGTGGCTCCAGAAATGCTGCTGATGAATGGATTGCCCAAGCAAAATACAAAGCAGCAGCCCATTCCCCAAGCAAAAGAAAAAGCGGAAACCCCACAGTTGAAGTCAATCAAAGATGCAGAGATGAAAGCCATTCTGGATAACATCCTGGGAGAGACTGAAACCAAAGCATCGCAGGCTCAGTTTCAGGTCGAAGACAAACCCTTTCGTTTTGATAACAACACGATTGAACAACTCAAAAAAAAACCAGTGACCGTCAAGTAGGTGTCAAACAGAAACCACCTGTAGTCGCTGGACAATCTAAATTAACAGCACGGAGCCGTTCCCAGGGGAAAGGCTCCGTTTCTGTTAATAGTGAACCGGAAAAAAAGAGCGAGTTCAAAGCACCAATAATTGCCAATGTCAAAGATCCTCAGGCATTCTGGAATGAATATTTTTCCAAGCGAAAGCCTTCTCCCGACCTGGTAAATGATTTAATTTTCAATCTGCATCAGTCTGGCAAACATGAGCATGTCATAGCTGCCATCAACGCCGCTTTGATTCATGGTCAGTCGCAGCCTTGGATGTATGACGTACTGGCTTTATCGATGGAAATTGTCGGGCGGCCTCAGCAGGAGATTCAGCGCGTATTACTCTCACGCATCGATTTCTCTGCTACCGATGTACCCAGCATGGTGTATTCAGCCGCGTATCTTTCCCGGTTTGAGGCAGATGAACAGGCTCTGAAGCTCTATGAGCAGGCGGCAAAACTTCAGCCCTCCCGTCCCGAGCCTTATATCATGGGCTTACGCCTGGCAATTAAACTCAAAGATGCAGAAGCCATAGAGTGGGCGGCTACGGGGATCTTGACGAACGTCTGGATCAAAGATCATCAGCAATGGCATGAAAAAGCACTAAATGCATTGGCTGATCTGGAACAGTCATTTAATAAGGCGGGGCGAAAAGCAGAGGCAGATCGAGTCAGCTCAGCCAGGAAAACAGCTTTAGAACGTGATTTAAAACTTGAACTCACCTGGAATGGCGATGGTGATCTGGATCTGATTGTAGAGGAGCCGAAAGGGACAGTTTGTTCTTTTGAATCTCCCTTAACCGCCGGAGGTGGTGTACTGCTGAATGACGGGTATGGTCCGAAGCAGGAAAACTGTAAGGAAGAATATCTTTGTGCGAGTGGGTTCCCGGGAAACTATACCGTTCGAGTCCGCTATGTATCCGGGAATATTGTGGGACAGAGAGCGAAGCTGAAAGTAACTCGCTACGCAGGATCGGAGCAACCAATTGTTGAAACGAAAATCGTTCCTCTGTCAAAAGAAGATCAGCTGGTTCGAATCAATCTGGAAAAAGGCAGACGTGACAAGAAATCGCAGATCCCCGCAGAGCCTCAAGAAACTCAGAAAACCAGTCGCCTGGGGAATCGCAATCGAATACGTCCGGCAGGTCAACTTTCAAAAGGCTCGCGGGAATCACTTAACAGTTTCCGGGTTTCCAGGCAGGTCGGAATTTCAACTGGTCGGCAAACTCCCGTCGTGACGGGAGTACAGAATACCGGCGGAATTGCCAACCAGCCTGTGATAACAGTAATTCCTGAAGGAATCAGTCTCACTGGAGCAGCAGTTGTTTCGCCGGACCGAAGGTATGTCAGATTATCTTTATCGCCTCAGTTCACGAATGTGACTGAAATCTTCACGTTCAGTTTTATGAACCCCTGATCCAGTACCCGTATTTCAGCGGACAAGCCCCGGTTTCACATCCAGATCGAGAGAAGCGATTCGGCCCTGATCCAGATGGTGCCAGGCAATCGCAGCCATGGCTGCATTGTCGGTACATAAATCAGGTGGTGCAATGCTCAGATGGAAGCCAGACTGCTTCGTCATTGCCTCCAGCTGCTCTCGCAGCAGGGCATTGGCCGCGACGCCCCCGCCTACACAAAGAGTGGAGTAATCATACTGGGTTAATGCCTGATGGCATTTTGCAACCAGAACATCAACTACGGTTGCCTGGAAGCTGGCTGCGAGATCAGCTATACGATCTTCAGTGAGAGGCGGTGGCTGTTTTTTTGCTCCCGGATTTCCCAATGCTTCGTACAATACCGCTGTCTTCAGGCCACTGAAACTGAAACGCAGTTCCGGGTCTTTGATAAATGTTCGAGGGAATGGAAATGCTTTGGGATTTCCCTGAACCGCGGCTTTTTGAATGGAAGGGCCTCCCGGATAAGTCAGACCAAGAATCTTAGCAACTTTATCGAAGGCCTCTCCAGCGGCATCATCAATGGTTGCGCCGATCAGATCAAACTGCAGCGTTTCCGAACAGTGATACAGGTTCGTGTGACCTCCACTGACGACCAGGCCAATCGCGGGGAACAATGGGTGGTCTTCCTGCATCTGGCAGGCAAACAGATGGCCTTCAATGTGATTGACTGCAATCAAAGGGATCTCGAGTGTGAGTGCCAGGGTTTTGGCGGCGGTCAGACCGATCAGCAGAGAGCCAACCAGACCTGGTTCCGTTGCCACTGCTACAGCAGTCAGCTGATCCAGGGTGATTTCGGCCTGTTTTAGTGCATCATCAATGACTGGTAAGATGCGTTCCAGGTGGGCCCGCGAGGCAATTTCTGGAACGACACCCCCAAATTTTTCATGCAGTCGGGTCTGAGAAGAGACGACATTCGAAAGAATTCGCATATCACGAGTGATCACCGCAGCGGCGGTTTCGTCACAGGAAGATTCGATGGCCAGGAGATATTCTTCAGATTGATTCATAGAGGGGAATTTACGTTATTTCCAATAAAAAAGCGACCCTCGAGACCGAACAGATTCCCGAAAGTCGCTTTCGTATTATAACTGGCTAACGTGGTTCAAGTCGCAATCTGGTTGTCTGGCCGAATGGTGACCTGTACCTGGTAGGATCTCTTCAACAGAAGCATTCGCTAAGTGGTTTGAATCACCAGAGGTGCTTTTGCCGGTTGTGGGAGCGCGGCTGCTTTTTTAGAGGGTTTCTTCTCTTTTTCCACTTCCTTTTTCTCAGCTTTTTGAGCATCTTCCTTGGCCGCTGGTTTTGTTTCCTCATTCAAAGCAGATTTGATGTAGTCTAATGCCAGATCAAGCTGTTTGTCTTTGAATTTGTTATCCAGTTTGGCGTTATGGTCCAGAATATCACGTTTACGGCGGTATTCGCCGAATGCCTCTAATTCTTCATCAGTGAGCCTCAGACGGTATTTGTCGTCGGGGGTGACTCCCCAGACGTCAGTATCTTTTGCTCCGGGGAAACGGTGGATGTTTTTACCACTGGGGCGGTGATAACTTGCGGTGGTCAGCTTGAGGGCACTGTCACCTTCTTCCAGTTCGATCACATTCTGCACGCTGCCTTTGCCCCAGGTTCTTTCACCGACGATGACCGCCCGTTTGTGATCCTGCAGGCAGGCTGAAACGATCTCACTGGCCGAAGCGGAATAGCGATTGACGAGCACCGCCATGGGGAACCCGTCATAAGTTCCTTCGGCGGTCGCCTCCCATTTACGGTCCCGACTGTTTCTTCCCTGTGTGCTTACAATCTTACCGGATTTGATGAACATGTCCGATATTTCTGTTGCTTGAGAAAGCAAACCACCGGGGTTGAATCTCAAGTCCAGGATAAGTGCTTTCATTCCCTGCTTCTGCAGGTCTTCAATCGCGGCTTGTAATTCTTCTGAACTATGACGACTGAAGTGTGTCAGTCGGATATACCCGATTTTTTCTTTCTTGTCGAGCATGTAATCCCAGGAGTCATCAGATTTATAAGTGTCTCCCAGAACGGTAGCTACGTGGATTAATTCGCGTGTGACTGTTAAAGGAATCACCTCTTCGGTTCCCTTGTGAATCACAGACATGCTGACTGATTCACCCGCACGACCTTTCAGGATTTTGATCGCTTCGGGAAGTGTAAAACCTTTGGTTGTTTTTCCCTCGATTGAGTCGATCACATCGCCGGCACGAATTCCTGCTTTATAAGCGGGGGTCCCAGGCAGGGGAGTCATGACGGTCAGTCTACCGTTGTTTTCGTCGATATGAACCTGAATTCCAATGCCGCCGAATTCCTGTTCTACGACCTGATTAAACCGGGACAGATCTCTGGGACTGATATAATTCGAGTACTGGTCCAGTTCCTGCACCATTCCCCGAATCGCCGCTTCTACCAGAATACGACGGTCGATATCTTTTACGTAGTTTCGTTCAATTTGTTCGTAGGTATCTGCGAACAGTTTCATCATTTGATAATAGTCGTCATCTTTCTCTTTCTCGCTGCTTTTTTCATCTGCAAAACTGAATTGCGGAAAGATCGAGAAGAGGATCAGGGTGACGAGAGAGAACGAACTGATCAAGCGGAATTTTTGCATGGACGATTCCTTATGAGATATACAGAACACAATTCAAACTTGAAGGAACTGAATGTTCTCCAGAGTCGGAATAGGTTTTGTCTGGTGTCGAAACTCGTGAGAGCTTCCTTTCCTTTTCTATAAGTGTAGGCGATCTGTAAAGCAGTGGCAAGATTTGCTCCCTAAACTGAGAGTTTAAAACCGGTTTCTTCTGAAAATCATTCTGAAATTGAATTCTGAGGTCCCGCCGGATACATTGCACGGGGGCTGTTTTTGTATCTCTGCTAGTCATTTCAGACCAGATGCATCTGAGAATTGAGGACACCATTGTAAAAATGGGGTTTCCACCAGGGGGATGATTAATATTTCTGCTTTAAAACCGGGCAACACCTACCATGCAGCCTGAAGTTCAAATTTTGACAGGTATAGCCGGTTCCGGTAAAACGGATCGCTTACTGGATGAATATCGCAGTGCGTTGCAGGAAGGCCTGAAACGGCATGTTCCCGGTAAAACCCTCTGGCTTTCCCCTACCGTCCGTTCACGCAGGCAGGTTCTGGATCAGTTACTCAGCCCGGAAATGCCGGTGTGTTTTGCTCCTCATGTATTTACCTTCGAGGCTTTTGCCGAGACAATTTTACAGTCGCTCGATCAGCCTGTTCAGACCCTGCCAGAAATCTCCAAACGCTACCTGCTCAGGAGTATTGTGGACGACCTGGTAGCTGCAGGTCAGATTCAGTATTTCAGTTCCATCGCGGGCACGACCGGTTTTCTGGATCTGATCTCGCATTTTATTTCTGAATTAAAACGGGAAGAGATCTGGCCGGAACAGTTTTCCGAGGCATGTGGCCGTTTAAAAACAGATTCCCGCCAGAAAGATCAGGAACTGGCATTAATCTATGATCGATATCAAGTCGCATTACATGAAATGCGACGTTATGACTCTGAGGGAAGATTCTGGTCTGCCCGGACTGCGTTGCAGGAAGGAATGTGGGGCCCTTTCGGCCAGTTTGATCTGATCGTACTGGATGGTTTCGCTGATTTTACTCATACACAGTACGAGATCCTGGAACTGCTGGCGGCCAGAACCAGCAGGCTGTTGATTTCACTTCCACTGGAAAATAATTTACGACGCCAGGATTTATTTGCGAAATCTGTGGTCGCCAGGCAGGTTCTTGAAAACAGACTGCCGGGAACGATTCACTGCGTTGCCTGCGAGCGTGATGCGCCTGCATCTTCCCGGTCTCAGATCTGTGAAGCGTTATTTGATAATCCTAGAGGGATTAAACCATCTCCGTCTGCAGAACAAATCAAGGTTCTAGCGGTCGCCGGTCAACGGAATGAACTGGAAGTACTGGCAGTTGAAATCAAGCAGTTACTGCTGCAGGGAGTTCCACCGGAAGAGATTTCGCTGGTATTCCGATCGACGCTGGAATACGGCGACCTGATCCACGAAACCCTGTCCGCAGCCGGGATTCCTTATTTCCTCGGGCAGGAACAGGAGTTTTCCCGGTTTCCCGTGATCAGGGCCATATTTACCTTCCTGCAGATTGAGCTGGATAACTGGTCGTTCGACAGTCTGATGTCCATTCTGGATTCGAATTATTTTTCACCAGACTGGCCCGAATACAAATCGGGGACTGCTGTGCGTTGCCTTTCCCGGATCTTACGAGAGCTGAAGATCGATTCCGGTAAAACCGATATTTTGAACGCTCTGGAAAAGGAATACCGGAAAGCAAACGAGCTTTGTACCCGTTACCCTGATCAGCCGAAGCGACAGGCGATACTGCTGGAAATGGAGTCTGCGTATCATCTCGCAAAGCGACTTTCCAGTGAAACTCAAAAATTGCGCGGCAAAGAACTGTTTGTGACGTGGATTGAAATACTGATCTCGCTGGCGAATGAATTTGGCTTGCCCAAAGCCTGGTCCAGCGAGGAGCCCGGAACAGAGGCTCTCGATCAACGCGATCAACTGGTCTGGGAACGGTTTCAGAAACTCCTGTTTCATGCTGTCGCTGAAGTAGACCAGATTGAGCAGTTTCATCAGCGGGAAGCCGCTCCCCTGGATTTACTCACGTTTCGGAGTTTACTGCTGGATCTCCTGGAACAGCAGACTCTCGCATTACAAACGGAAGAAACGGGGCGGGTTCAGGTTCTGGATGCGTCTCAATTGAGAAATCTGAGTGTCCCTTATCTGCTGGTAGGAGGGCTCAGTGAAGCCAGTTTCCCCCGCAGCCATCGGGAGGATTGTCTTTACAGTGAAAAAGACCGTGGGGAATTAAATGAGTACGGACTCTCATTGAAGCGTCACGCTAATCAACAGCAGGAAGAAATGCTGTTGTTTTATGAGGTGATGACGCGATTTTCAAAACGGCTCATTCTGAGTTATCCTGCCATCAGCTCTACAGGACAGCCCTTATTTGCCAGTCCGTATCTGACTGCATTAATGGATCTGTTTGAACCAGGGGCACTTTCGGTTAGACAGGTGGGAGAATTGAATCCACTGCCTCGTCGGGAGCAGGCGATGTCGGCACGTGATCTTCGCATTCTGGCAATTGATGAATTGAAACGGGATCAGCCAGGACTGTTTTTGCAAATTCTGGAAGAACCGGGGTTCCAGGCCACTGCCCGGAATATACTTTCAGCTGTGGAAATGGCAGTAGCCAGGTTTGAGCAGGAAGGCTTTACCGAATATGAAGGGATCATGGTCTCCGCTGCGACTCGACAGGCCATCCATGAGCGATTCCCGCAGGACTACGAATTCAGTACTACTCAACTGGAGTTGTATCTGGCTTGTCCCTTTCAGTTTTTTGTACAGAATGTACTGGGGATTGAGGTACCTGAGCCACCTGAATTAAGAACCAATTTTCTGCAGCGGGGAATTCACGTCCACAGTATTCTGACCCGCTTGTATGAGCAGCTCGGTTCAGAAGGTGATAACACACAGTTGTATGAAGCAGATCAGGTTGAACCACTGTTTCTTGAATTACTGGAAAAACGAGTCTCGGATTCTGATGTTGAATCCAAACTGCAACAGGTATTGCTGTCGATTGAGAAACAGATCCTGAAGGACTGGGGAGGACTGTTTGCAGAACAGTCAGTAACTTATGGTCAACTGTTTGAGGAACTGTGGGATACGGTTCCCGCGATCGTCGGCCGGGAGGTCCCCTTTGGAAAAGTGCCTGGGGAGCCAGACCCGTCACAAAGACAGTATCAGCATCTGACGCTGGGAACCGGTACGCGTGAAACGCGCGTTCGAGGGCAGATTGACCGGATTGACGTGGGGACCATTAACGGTCAGAAATATTTCAACATTATTGATTACAAGACCGGGCGGAGCGTCCCCTCTTCGACGGAAATCCGAACTGGTAAGAAGCTGCAGCTGGCCTTGTATCTGATAGCCGCTCGTCGACTGGGGATGATTGACGCCGATGCGGAACCCTTCCATCTGGGGTACTGGAAGATCCAGGAGTCTGGTTTTGTCATGCCTTTGCATTCTGCTCGCAAGAGAATGATCGAACCCATCTCGCCTGAGGATCTGGAGGTTCTGGAAGTGACGCTGGAAGGCCTGGTTCCGCATCTGGCAGCGTTCATTCGGAGTGGTTTTTTCCCCGTGCAGGTGGATGAAAAAATCGCTCATC is from Gimesia maris and encodes:
- the tsaD gene encoding tRNA (adenosine(37)-N6)-threonylcarbamoyltransferase complex transferase subunit TsaD codes for the protein MNQSEEYLLAIESSCDETAAAVITRDMRILSNVVSSQTRLHEKFGGVVPEIASRAHLERILPVIDDALKQAEITLDQLTAVAVATEPGLVGSLLIGLTAAKTLALTLEIPLIAVNHIEGHLFACQMQEDHPLFPAIGLVVSGGHTNLYHCSETLQFDLIGATIDDAAGEAFDKVAKILGLTYPGGPSIQKAAVQGNPKAFPFPRTFIKDPELRFSFSGLKTAVLYEALGNPGAKKQPPPLTEDRIADLAASFQATVVDVLVAKCHQALTQYDYSTLCVGGGVAANALLREQLEAMTKQSGFHLSIAPPDLCTDNAAMAAIAWHHLDQGRIASLDLDVKPGLVR
- a CDS encoding YfaP family protein, coding for MYDVLALSMEIVGRPQQEIQRVLLSRIDFSATDVPSMVYSAAYLSRFEADEQALKLYEQAAKLQPSRPEPYIMGLRLAIKLKDAEAIEWAATGILTNVWIKDHQQWHEKALNALADLEQSFNKAGRKAEADRVSSARKTALERDLKLELTWNGDGDLDLIVEEPKGTVCSFESPLTAGGGVLLNDGYGPKQENCKEEYLCASGFPGNYTVRVRYVSGNIVGQRAKLKVTRYAGSEQPIVETKIVPLSKEDQLVRINLEKGRRDKKSQIPAEPQETQKTSRLGNRNRIRPAGQLSKGSRESLNSFRVSRQVGISTGRQTPVVTGVQNTGGIANQPVITVIPEGISLTGAAVVSPDRRYVRLSLSPQFTNVTEIFTFSFMNP
- a CDS encoding S41 family peptidase — translated: MQKFRLISSFSLVTLILFSIFPQFSFADEKSSEKEKDDDYYQMMKLFADTYEQIERNYVKDIDRRILVEAAIRGMVQELDQYSNYISPRDLSRFNQVVEQEFGGIGIQVHIDENNGRLTVMTPLPGTPAYKAGIRAGDVIDSIEGKTTKGFTLPEAIKILKGRAGESVSMSVIHKGTEEVIPLTVTRELIHVATVLGDTYKSDDSWDYMLDKKEKIGYIRLTHFSRHSSEELQAAIEDLQKQGMKALILDLRFNPGGLLSQATEISDMFIKSGKIVSTQGRNSRDRKWEATAEGTYDGFPMAVLVNRYSASASEIVSACLQDHKRAVIVGERTWGKGSVQNVIELEEGDSALKLTTASYHRPSGKNIHRFPGAKDTDVWGVTPDDKYRLRLTDEELEAFGEYRRKRDILDHNAKLDNKFKDKQLDLALDYIKSALNEETKPAAKEDAQKAEKKEVEKEKKPSKKAAALPQPAKAPLVIQTT
- a CDS encoding PD-(D/E)XK nuclease family protein, whose product is MQPEVQILTGIAGSGKTDRLLDEYRSALQEGLKRHVPGKTLWLSPTVRSRRQVLDQLLSPEMPVCFAPHVFTFEAFAETILQSLDQPVQTLPEISKRYLLRSIVDDLVAAGQIQYFSSIAGTTGFLDLISHFISELKREEIWPEQFSEACGRLKTDSRQKDQELALIYDRYQVALHEMRRYDSEGRFWSARTALQEGMWGPFGQFDLIVLDGFADFTHTQYEILELLAARTSRLLISLPLENNLRRQDLFAKSVVARQVLENRLPGTIHCVACERDAPASSRSQICEALFDNPRGIKPSPSAEQIKVLAVAGQRNELEVLAVEIKQLLLQGVPPEEISLVFRSTLEYGDLIHETLSAAGIPYFLGQEQEFSRFPVIRAIFTFLQIELDNWSFDSLMSILDSNYFSPDWPEYKSGTAVRCLSRILRELKIDSGKTDILNALEKEYRKANELCTRYPDQPKRQAILLEMESAYHLAKRLSSETQKLRGKELFVTWIEILISLANEFGLPKAWSSEEPGTEALDQRDQLVWERFQKLLFHAVAEVDQIEQFHQREAAPLDLLTFRSLLLDLLEQQTLALQTEETGRVQVLDASQLRNLSVPYLLVGGLSEASFPRSHREDCLYSEKDRGELNEYGLSLKRHANQQQEEMLLFYEVMTRFSKRLILSYPAISSTGQPLFASPYLTALMDLFEPGALSVRQVGELNPLPRREQAMSARDLRILAIDELKRDQPGLFLQILEEPGFQATARNILSAVEMAVARFEQEGFTEYEGIMVSAATRQAIHERFPQDYEFSTTQLELYLACPFQFFVQNVLGIEVPEPPELRTNFLQRGIHVHSILTRLYEQLGSEGDNTQLYEADQVEPLFLELLEKRVSDSDVESKLQQVLLSIEKQILKDWGGLFAEQSVTYGQLFEELWDTVPAIVGREVPFGKVPGEPDPSQRQYQHLTLGTGTRETRVRGQIDRIDVGTINGQKYFNIIDYKTGRSVPSSTEIRTGKKLQLALYLIAARRLGMIDADAEPFHLGYWKIQESGFVMPLHSARKRMIEPISPEDLEVLEVTLEGLVPHLAAFIRSGFFPVQVDEKIAHLDQAFQSVCRASQVESYRDSLGKQINLLQFADTAPDSATEQSQN